A portion of the Aythya fuligula isolate bAytFul2 chromosome 10, bAytFul2.pri, whole genome shotgun sequence genome contains these proteins:
- the ABHD14A gene encoding protein ABHD14A, which yields MSRSRPALLALGALLACALALLLLPAALRRPPPALHRVPPANSTVRRGTAAGTGPAVAYREATGLRAPGPGRLDVLLLHGQAFSSATWEALGTLALLAGEGHRAVAIDLPGYGDSPPTGTVATQQGRVAFLERILEELGLQRPVLVSPSMSGRFALPFLLLHGDRLGGFVPIAPVGTRDYAVGQYRRVQTPTLILYGDRDTHLGHQALQSLRHLPRHRVAVLPGAGHACYLDKPGDFHRALLGFLGQLQ from the exons ATGAGCCGCAGCCGCCCGGCGCTGCTGGCCCTCGGGGCGCTGCTCGCCTGCGccctcgccctgctgctgctgcccgccgccctccgccgcccccccccggcttTGCACCGCGTTCCCCCGGCCAACAGCACGGTGCGGAGGGGGACGGCGGCTGGCACCGGCCCCGCCGTCGCCTACCGGGAGGCAACCGGGCTccgcgcccccggccccggcag gctggatgtcctgctgctgcacggCCAAGCCTTCAGCTCCGCCACCTGGGAAGCCCTGGGGACGCTGGCGCTGCTCGCCGGAGAAGGGCACCGCGCGGTCGCCATAGATCTGCCCG GCTACGGGGACTCGCCCCCCACGGGGACGGTGGCCACGCAGCAGGGCCGGGTGGCCTTCCTGGAGCGcatcctggaggagctgggcttgCAGAGGCCCGTCCTCGTCAGCCCGTCCATGAGTGGCCGCTTCgccctgcccttcctcctgctgcacgGGGACCGCCTGGGGGGCTTCGTGCCCATCGCGCCCGTGGGCACCCGGGACTACGCCGTGGGGCAGTACCGGCGGGTCCAG ACGCCCACCCTGATCCTGTACGGTGACCGTGACACCCACCTGGGCCACCAGGCCCTGCAGAGCCTCCGGCACCTCCCCAGGCACCGCGTGGCCGTGCTGCCTGGCGCTGGCCATGCCTGCTACCTGGACAAGCCGGGGGACTTCCACCGGGCGCTGCTGGGCTTCCTCGGCCAGCTGCAGTGA
- the LOC116492932 gene encoding aminoacylase-1-like isoform X2, translating to MAPGKPGKSAGGSEDPSVTLFRQYLRIDTVHPKPDYDAAIQFLERVGTDLGLASQKVEVCQGRVVLVLTWLGTNPRLRSILLNSHTDVVPVFEEHWTYPPFEAVKDSQGNIYARGAQDMKCISIQYLEAIRRLKAEGKSFARTIHLTFVPDEEVGGHKGMEMFVQRPEFRALNVGFALDEGLASPSDTFSVFYGEKSPWWIKVKCVGSPGHGSRFISNTAAEKMHKVITSFLAFRESEKQRLKSDTRLTLGDVTSLNLTMLEGGVSFNVVPSEMAAGFDIRIPPTVDLKAFEKQVAGWCQAAGDGVTYEFHQKCMDQHITSTEESDPWWKAFSGVCRDMKLQLKLEIFPAATDSRYIRAAGHPAIGFSPMNRTPVLLHDHNEFLNEDVFLRGIDIYAHLLPALASVPPLPAEG from the exons ATGGCACCCGGGAAGCCAGGGAAGAGCGCGGGGGGCTCGGAGGACCCCTCGGTGACGCTTTTCCGCCAGTACCTGCGGATCGACACCGTCCACCCCAAGCCCGATTATG ATGCAGCCATCCAGTTTTTGGAGCGCGTCGGCACCGACCTGGGCTTGGCCAGCCAGAAAGTGGAG GTGTGCCAGGGCCGCGTGGTGCTGGTCCTCACCTGGCTGGGCACAAACCCTCGCCTGCGCTCTATCCTGCTCAACTCTCACACCGATGTCGTGCCGGTTTTCGAG GAGCACTGGACCTACCCGCCCTTCGAGGCTGTTAAGGATTCGCAAGGCAACATCTACGCCCGGGGTGCCCAGGACATGAAGTGCATCTCCATCCA GTACCTCGAGGCCATCCGAAGGCTGAAGGCGGAGGGGAAGAGCTTTGCCCGCACCATCCACCTGACCTTCGTGCCTG ACGAGGAGGTGGGCGGACACAAGGGCATGGAGATGTTCGTGCAGCGCCCGGAGTTCAGAGCGCTCAACGTGGGCTTTGCCCTGGACGAGG GCTTGGCCAGTCCCTCCGACACCTTCAGCGTCTTCTACGGTGAAAAGAGCCCCTGGT GGATCAAGGTGAAGTGCGTGGGCAGCCCCGGGCACGGGTCCCGCTTCATCAGCAACACGGCGGCCGAGAAGATG CACAAAGTGATCACCTCCTTCCTGGCCTTCAGGGAGAGCGAGAAGCAGAG GCTCAAATCTGACACGAGGCTGACCCTGGGGGACGTCACCTCGCTCAACCTGACCATGCTGGAGGGGGGTGTCTCCTTCAACGTGGTGCCCTCCGAGATGGCCGCCGGCTTCGACATCCGCATCCCACCCACCGTGGACCTCAAG GCCTTCGAGAAGCAGGTGGCCGGCTGgtgccaggcagctggggacGGTGTCACCTACGAGTTTCACCAG AAATGCATGGACCAGCACATCACCTCCACCGAGGAGTCTGACCCGTGGTGGAAAGCCTTCAGCGGGGTCTGCAGGGACAT gaagctgcagctgaagctTGAGATCTTCCCCGCTGCCACGGACAGCCGCTACATCCGAGCA GCAGGACACCCGGCCATCGGCTTCTCGCCTATGAACCGCACCCCGGTGCTGCTGCACGACCACAACGAGTTCCTCAACGAGGACGTCTTCCTGCGGGGCATCGACATCTACGCCCACCTCCTGCCCGCCCTGGCCTCCgtgcccccgctgcccgccgAGGGCTGA
- the SEMA3G gene encoding semaphorin-3G, with protein MRAAAAAALCWLWGSLLAAGRSLPRLRLPHRELLSTNRSVLFFGHRGFLGFRTLYLDEYRDRLFVGGKDALYSLRLDRASTDTKEIYWPPLPGQTEECFRKGKDPGTDCANYIRLLHPYNRTHLLACGTGAFHPVCAFVYVGHRGEHAFSLDPTSVESGRGRCPHEPDGAFASTVIGGELYAGLTADFLGRDPGIFRSTGTRSALRTEVDQRLLNEPKFVAAFLIPDNDDRDNDKAYFFFTEKVVEADGREHAVVSRVARVCVNDAGGQRVLVNKWSTFNKARLLCSVPGPGGIDTHFDELEDVFLLRTRDGKSPEIYALFSTVSHIFRGSAVCVYRMADVREVFNGPFAHRESPLHQWAAYEGRVPYPRPGVCPSKTTNQPRRPYSTTKDFPDEVLHFARAHPLMHKPVRPRHRRPLLVKADLQHRLLQLVVDRVDAEDGQHDVLFLGTDAGSVLKVVVLQKPNSAGTEEIVLEELQVFKAPVPITQMEISVKRQTLYVGASLGVAQVRLHQCESYGTACAECCLARDPYCAWDGTACTRYVPSGKRRYVRHTSPVYQCLDQNLTVDDFEHVEEKVLYGMEHNSTFLECVPRSPQASVQWFVQRPPDEQQDEVKTDERVLQTERGLLFRQLHSRDAGVYSCKTLEHGFTQTVARTSLRVLRGEQLPRASPRQREDERPPCPEPRQAVPAPKAWFKDILHLVSSADRQRVEEQCLRLWCGHRKGKLAKGKLALAGLDAGKKGRTAKPQGERIRVPRQAAAT; from the exons atgcgggcggcggcggcggcggcgcttTGCTGGCTCTGGGGCTCGCTGCTGGCCGCGGGGCGCAGCCTGCCCCGGCTCCGCCTGCCCCACCGCG agctgctgagcaccaACCGCTCCGTCCTTTTCTTTGGCCACCGAGGCTTCCTGGGCTTCCGCACGCTCTACCTGGACGAGTACCGGGACCGGCTCTTTGTTGGGGGCAAGGACGCGCTCTACTCCCTGCGCCTGGACAGGGCCAGCACCGACACCAAGGAG ATCTACTGGCCGCCCCTGCCCGGGCAGACGGAGGAGTGTTTTCGGAAGGGGAAGGACCCAGGG ACCGACTGCGCCAACTACATCCGCCTGCTGCACCCCTACAACCGGACCCACCTGCTGGCCTGCGGCACCGGCGCCTTCCACCCCGTCTGCGCCTTCGTCTACGTGGGGCACCGCGGCGAG CATGCCTTCAGCTTGGATCCCACCAGCGTGGAGAGCGGCCGGGGCAGGTGCCCACACGAGCCCGACGGCGCGTTCGCCAGCACGGTCATCG GTGGGGAGCTCTACGCCGGCCTCACCGCGGACTTCCTCGGCCGTGACCCCGGCATCTTCCGCAGCACGGGGACGCGCTCTGCGCTGCGCACCGAGGTGGACCAGCGCCTGCTCAATG AGCCCAAATTCGTGGCGGCCTTCCTGATCCCGGACAACGACGACCGGGACAACGACAAGGCCTATTTCTTCTTCACGGAGAAGGTGGTGGAGGCAGATGGCAGGGAGCACGCCGTCGTCAGCCGGGTGGCACGGGTCTGCGTG AATGACGCTGGAGGCCAGAGGGTGCTGGTCAACAAGTGGAGCACCTTCAACAAAGCCCGCCTGCTGTGTTCTGtccccggccccggcggcaTCGACACCCACTTTGACGAGCTGG AGGATGTCTTTTTGCTGAGGACAAGGGATGGGAAGAGCCCGGAGATCTACGCCCTCTTCAGCACCGTCAG CCACATCTTTCGGGGCTCTGCTGTCTGCGTCTACCGCATGGCCGACGTCCGCGAGGTCTTCAACGGGCCCTTCGCACACCGCGAGAGCCCCCTGCACCAGTGGGCAGCCTACGAGGGCCGCGTGCCCTACCCCCGCCCAGGCGTG TGCCCCAGCAAGACCACCAACCAGCCCCGGCGGCCCTACAGCACCACCAAGGACTTCCCCGACGAGGTGCTGCACTTCGCCCGCGCTCACCCCCTCATGCACAAGCCCGTGCGCCCGCGGCACCGCCGGCCGCTGCTGGTGAAGGCCGACCTGCAGCACCGCCTGCTGCAGCTCGTGGTGGACCGCGTGGACGCCGAGGACGGGCAGCACGACGTCCTCTTCTTGGGGACGG ATGCGGGCTCGGTGCTGAAGGTGGTGGTCCTGCAGAAGCCAAACTCGGCCGGGACCGAGGAGATcgtcctggaggagctgcaggtttTTAAG GCGCCTGTGCCCATCACCCAGATGGAGATCTCCGTCAAGCGC caaACGCTCTACGTGGGCGCCAGCCTGGGGGTGGCCCAGGTGCGGCTGCACCAGTGCGAGAGCTACGGCACCGCCTGCGCCGAGTGCTGCCTGGCCAGGGACCCGTACTGCGCCTGGGACGGCACCGCCTGCACCCGCTACGTGCCCTCGGGCAAGCGCCGCTATGTGCGCCACACCAGCCCCGTGTACCAGTGTCTGGACCAGAACCTGACCG TGGACGATTTTGAGCACGTTGAAGAGAAGGTGCTGTACGGCATGGAGCACAACAGCACCTTCCTGGAGTGCGTGCCCCGCTCCCCGCAGGCCAGCGTGCAGTGGTTCGTGCAGAGACCCCCGGATGAGCAGCAGGACGAG GTGAAGACGGACGAGCGGGTGCTGCAGACGGAGCGAGGGCTGCTGTTCCGCCAGCTGCACAGCCGCGACGCCGGGGTCTACTCCTGCAAGACGCTGGAGCACGGCTTCACGCAGACGGTGGCCAGGACGTCCCTGCGGGTGCTCAGGGGCGAGCAGCTGCCCCGTGCCTCCCCCCGGCAGCGCGAGGACGAGCGCCCGCCCTGCCCGGAGCCCcggcaggcagtgccagctcccAAAGCTTGGTTCAAGGACATCCTGCACCTCGTCAGCTCCGCTGACCGGCAGCGGGTGGAGGAGCAGTGCCTGCGCCTCTGGTGTGGCCACCGCAAGGGCAAGTTGGCCAAGGGCAAGCTCGCCCTGGCTGGCTTGGATGCGGGCAAGAAGGGGCGCACGGCCAAGCCCCAGGGTGAGAGGATCCGCGTGCCCCGGCAAGCTGCGGCCACTTAG